A stretch of DNA from Desulfobacterales bacterium:
GCCGCCGCCGGCCTTAACCACATCGGCGCCCACGATCTGCTCCTCGGCCCAGTCCGCCCCCTTTACCAAGACATCGGGCGCTACAGCCGCAATGAGCGTGTGCGGATCCGGTTCGTCAAACAGGATGACATAATCCACAAAGCCGACGCTGGCCAGCACCTCGGCCCGCTGCTGTTCGCCGATCACCGGCCGTTTTTCGCCCTTGATAATATGAACGGATCTGTCCGAGTTTAAACCGATCACCAGGATATCCCCTTCTGCTTTGGCGCTCTGGAGGTAACGGACATGACCGATGTGCAAAATGTCGAAGCATCCGTTGGTAAACACGATCCGTTTTCCGGCCTGCCGCAAGTATTTCAGTTTTTTGAGAAAATCATTGAGTTCAATAACTTTAGATGAAATCTGCATTGGTTTAGTGTCCATTGATTTTGTCAGTTGTCCGTTGAAATGTAATAAAACAATAGATAGCTCTGAACCAGATAACTGGCTTCGCTCCGCTGTAAGTTGCCGAAAATGCTTTAGCGACTGACAATCACCAACAAACAACGGACCTATATTTACATGGTGCGTGCCAGTGTCAGCACATCCACCCACTCGGCCCCGGCCTTGAGCAAAACCCCGGCACATTCGTCCACGGTGGCGCCGGTGGTATACACATCATCCACCAGCAGGATCTTTTTCTGAAAAACCCGGGTTTCGTCGCTGACGCCAATAGCGTTTTTTATATTTTTAAGGCGGGTGCTGCGCCCCAGGCCGGTCTGGGGCTCGGTCCATCTGGTTCTTAGCAGCACCTCCCGGTCGATTGTAACATTCGGTAACGCTACCGATAATGCCGCAGCAATGCGAGGCCAGTCCCGTATCAGCAGAAATGCCTGATTAAAGCCTCTTTCCCTGAACCTTCGGGTATGCAGCGGTACCGGCGTCACCATGTCCGGCAGGTCTTCATCCCAGTAGGTCAGCAACGCCGCCAACAACAGGATCCCCAGCGGGCGCGCCAACTGCACCTTGCCTTTGTACTTGAAACGATGGATGCCTTCCATCAGGGCCTGATCATAGACCCCGAACGCACGGGCCTTCCTGAACCGTTTGGGTTTTTCCAGGCATTCGCCGCAGTGGTGATCATCCCCCTCGCGGCTCTGGAACATCAGGCCGCATTGGGTACACAGGGGAGACCCCACCGGTCTAAAATTATCGGAACAGGCCGGACAGACGAACGGGGCCAGCGCCCATTTGAAAATTGCATGTTTAGACCCGAGCAGCGTTGATTTATCTCTAAGAAACCGTCCGGGTTGGTCGATAGGACCCGCTGCCCCATGAAAAAAAAGGCCGCATGATAGACATTTACAGGGGAAAAGAGCCGCTTTTACGGCGTTAAGAATCTGCGGCAGCCAAGCCCCGGCCATAAGGACTCTTCCCATAAATATTTTCCGATTTTACCGTCTTGCCGGCAACCACCGGTTGATTTCATTTCTAGCGGAAAACTTTCTATCCAAGTAAATATCCGACCCCAGAGAGGCAGGCGTTGGTCTATGCCCAGAGGGCACGATTTACGCAAAAGCCATCGGCAAAATTCGAAATCCGAATATCGAAATACGAAACCAAATTCACGAGGTCAGATAAGTCTATTGTTTGGATCATTTGAATTTTGGTCATTAATTATTGTTTCGGATTTCGTGCTTCGGACTTACACAGCGTCCGTTGGCGATAGGCCTCATACATCACCACTGCCCCGGCCACCGATGCATTCAGCGATGCCACCTGGCCGGCCTGGGGGATCGAGACCCTAAAATCACAGTTTTGTTTGACCAGCGGGCGGATCCCTTTTTCTTCGCCCCCGATGATAATGGCGATGGAATCCGTTAAGTCGCTACTGAAAAGAGATTGGTCCGCGTCCCGGTCCATTCCCACAATCCAGACCCCCTGTCTCTTCAAATCCTTGATGGCATTAACCATATTGGTAACCCTGGCAAGCAGGACATGCTCGAGCGCCCCTGAGGAAGCCTTGGACACAGCCGGTGACGGCGGGGCCGAACGGTCTTTGGGCATGATGATGCCGTCAATCCCCACAGAATCAGCCGTACGTACCAGGGCGCCGAAATTATGCGGATCGAGAATAGTATCCAGCAGCAGGATAAAAGGGCGCCCTCCCCTTTCAGCGGATTTATTCAGAATAGTATCCATTTCCACCAGCGGGTAAGGACCGACGCCGGCGCCGATACCCTGGTGCATTTCGCTTCTGGTGATTGCGCCAAGCTGGGCAGCCGTCTTTTTTTTTACGGGTATTCCTTTGGATTCCGCCATCGCAGCAGTCTGCAGAACGCGGCCGGAACTCTTTTCTCCGGCAAGGTAGATTTCAACAAAATCCCTGCGCCCGGCCTTAAGCGCCTCGGTTACGGGATGGATTCCGTAAAGAATTTCCATCTTATCGCAAACCCCGTTCTGTCCGGTATTTCCGGATGAGCGTTTTTAATTCTTTTTGTGCTTCGTCCAGACGGTCATTCAGGATGACATGCCGATATAGATCCCGTTGGGCCATTTCCGCTTCGGCGTTCTTCAGCCGCCGGGCAATTTCCTCCCGGCCATCGGTGCCCCTTGATTCCAAACGGCGCCGGAGGGTTTCCATGTCCGGCGGCATGATAAAAATGGTAATGCATTCCGGATAACGCGCCAGGATCTGGACGGCGCCCTGCACGTCGATATCGAGCAGGATGTCCCGGCCAGCGGATAAGCCCGCATCTATTACATCTGCCGAGGTACCGTAAATATTGCCGTGAACTTCCGCCCACTCCGCCCAGCGGCCCTGTCGGATCCGCTCCTTAAAATCTTTCGCTGAAATAAAATG
This window harbors:
- the rfaE2 gene encoding D-glycero-beta-D-manno-heptose 1-phosphate adenylyltransferase — translated: MDTKPMQISSKVIELNDFLKKLKYLRQAGKRIVFTNGCFDILHIGHVRYLQSAKAEGDILVIGLNSDRSVHIIKGEKRPVIGEQQRAEVLASVGFVDYVILFDEPDPHTLIAAVAPDVLVKGADWAEEQIVGADVVKAGGGRVVRVPVVPDVSTSQIIEDIIRKY
- a CDS encoding ComF family protein; amino-acid sequence: MGRVLMAGAWLPQILNAVKAALFPCKCLSCGLFFHGAAGPIDQPGRFLRDKSTLLGSKHAIFKWALAPFVCPACSDNFRPVGSPLCTQCGLMFQSREGDDHHCGECLEKPKRFRKARAFGVYDQALMEGIHRFKYKGKVQLARPLGILLLAALLTYWDEDLPDMVTPVPLHTRRFRERGFNQAFLLIRDWPRIAAALSVALPNVTIDREVLLRTRWTEPQTGLGRSTRLKNIKNAIGVSDETRVFQKKILLVDDVYTTGATVDECAGVLLKAGAEWVDVLTLARTM
- the rlmB gene encoding 23S rRNA (guanosine(2251)-2'-O)-methyltransferase RlmB, giving the protein MEILYGIHPVTEALKAGRRDFVEIYLAGEKSSGRVLQTAAMAESKGIPVKKKTAAQLGAITRSEMHQGIGAGVGPYPLVEMDTILNKSAERGGRPFILLLDTILDPHNFGALVRTADSVGIDGIIMPKDRSAPPSPAVSKASSGALEHVLLARVTNMVNAIKDLKRQGVWIVGMDRDADQSLFSSDLTDSIAIIIGGEEKGIRPLVKQNCDFRVSIPQAGQVASLNASVAGAVVMYEAYRQRTLCKSEARNPKQ
- the gmk gene encoding guanylate kinase, with translation MLYTSIPRPTGHDQTRRQGLLFVISAPSGAGKTTLCKSVRSDFPDLLYSVSYTTRKPRSGEREGVDYHFISAKDFKERIRQGRWAEWAEVHGNIYGTSADVIDAGLSAGRDILLDIDVQGAVQILARYPECITIFIMPPDMETLRRRLESRGTDGREEIARRLKNAEAEMAQRDLYRHVILNDRLDEAQKELKTLIRKYRTERGLR